Proteins encoded within one genomic window of Streptomyces profundus:
- a CDS encoding DUF742 domain-containing protein yields the protein MATPSGGPYGDEYPGQPHDGGRSGRFNFPSAPSGGQRGPVPGQQPPRADQRPSSGRPQTPHHEARPGTPSGAAHPTGSGARRRPEAAASGDDWSASQSSGRRRPQDGEAPQPLVRPYAMTGGRTRPRYQLAIEALVSTTADPMRLQGQLPEHQRICQLCYEVKSVAEVSALLAIPLGVARILVADLAEAGLVAIHQPGHDGEPGGQPDVTLLERVLSGLRKL from the coding sequence GTGGCAACGCCCTCAGGCGGACCATACGGTGACGAGTACCCAGGGCAGCCGCACGACGGCGGGCGCTCGGGGCGCTTCAACTTCCCCTCCGCGCCCAGCGGCGGACAGCGAGGGCCGGTGCCGGGGCAGCAGCCGCCGCGCGCCGACCAGCGTCCCTCCTCCGGGCGACCGCAGACGCCGCACCACGAGGCGCGGCCCGGTACCCCGTCAGGGGCCGCCCATCCGACGGGATCCGGCGCCAGGCGAAGGCCGGAGGCCGCGGCCTCGGGCGACGACTGGTCGGCGTCGCAGTCCTCAGGCCGTCGGCGCCCGCAGGACGGTGAGGCACCACAGCCGCTGGTGCGCCCGTACGCGATGACCGGTGGCCGCACCAGGCCGCGTTACCAGCTGGCGATCGAGGCGCTGGTGAGCACCACCGCCGATCCGATGCGGCTGCAAGGGCAGCTGCCCGAGCACCAACGGATCTGCCAGCTGTGCTACGAGGTGAAGTCGGTGGCCGAGGTCTCCGCGCTGCTCGCCATCCCGCTCGGAGTCGCCCGGATTCTGGTGGCCGACCTGGCCGAGGCCGGGCTTGTCGCCATCCATCAGCCGGGCCATGACGGGGAGCCCGGCGGTCAGCCAGATGTGACACTGCTCGAAAGGGTGCTCAGTGGACTTCGCAAGCTCTAA
- a CDS encoding GTP-binding protein, whose translation MDFASSNEAGLSAPSRSTTSAKIVIAGGFGVGKTTFVGAVSEINPLRTEAVMTSASAGIDDLTHTGNKTTTTVAMDFGRITLDQDLILYLFGTPGQDRFWFMWDDLVRGAIGAIVLVDTRRLADCFPAVDYFENSGLPFVIALNGFDGHQPYSPEEVREALQIGPDAPIITTDARHRAEAKSGLITLVEHALMARLR comes from the coding sequence GTGGACTTCGCAAGCTCTAACGAGGCGGGTCTTTCCGCGCCGTCCCGTTCGACCACGTCCGCGAAGATCGTGATCGCGGGCGGGTTCGGCGTGGGCAAGACCACGTTCGTGGGCGCGGTTTCGGAGATCAACCCGCTGCGGACCGAGGCGGTGATGACTTCGGCGTCGGCGGGGATCGACGATCTGACGCACACGGGGAACAAGACCACGACCACGGTCGCGATGGACTTCGGTCGTATCACGCTGGACCAGGATCTGATCCTGTACCTGTTCGGTACGCCGGGGCAGGACCGCTTCTGGTTCATGTGGGACGACCTGGTGCGGGGTGCGATCGGGGCGATCGTGCTGGTGGACACGCGGCGGCTGGCGGACTGCTTCCCGGCCGTGGACTACTTCGAGAACAGCGGCCTGCCGTTCGTGATCGCGCTCAACGGCTTCGACGGCCACCAGCCCTATTCGCCGGAGGAGGTCCGCGAGGCCCTCCAGATCGGCCCCGACGCCCCGATCATCACCACCGACGCCCGCCACCGCGCCGAGGCCAAGAGCGGCCTGATCACGCTGGTCGAGCACGCGCTGATGGCGCGCCTGCGCTGA
- a CDS encoding fumarylacetoacetate hydrolase family protein gives MRIARFSIDGTVGFGVVEGEPTDEGGLQLDIIKGHPFADFERSGHRVPLDKVRLLPPVLPSKVVAIGRNYAEHARELGNEVPEVPVTFFKPSTSVIGSGDEIGYPSISSDVHHEAELAVVIGRLCRDVPRERAHEVILGYTCANDLTARDLQQRESQWARAKGFDNSCPLGPWIETELDPKDLAIMCTVNGEQRQLGRTSEMVRSVEDLIVHITESMTLLPQDVILTGTPAGVGPVRVGDTVAVSIEGIGTLTNKVVRRD, from the coding sequence GTGCGCATCGCCAGATTCTCCATCGACGGCACCGTCGGATTCGGTGTGGTGGAGGGGGAGCCAACCGACGAGGGTGGCCTCCAGCTCGACATCATCAAGGGCCACCCGTTCGCCGACTTCGAACGCTCAGGGCACCGTGTGCCGCTGGACAAGGTCAGGCTGCTTCCGCCGGTGCTGCCCAGCAAGGTCGTGGCCATCGGCCGCAACTACGCCGAGCACGCGCGGGAGCTGGGGAACGAGGTCCCCGAGGTGCCCGTCACTTTCTTCAAGCCCTCCACCTCGGTGATCGGCTCGGGTGACGAGATCGGCTACCCCTCGATCTCCTCGGATGTGCACCACGAGGCCGAGCTGGCGGTGGTCATCGGGCGGCTGTGCCGCGACGTCCCCAGGGAGCGCGCGCACGAGGTGATCCTCGGCTACACCTGCGCCAACGACCTCACCGCGCGCGATCTCCAGCAGCGGGAGAGCCAGTGGGCCAGGGCCAAGGGCTTCGACAACTCCTGCCCGCTCGGCCCCTGGATCGAGACCGAACTCGACCCGAAGGACCTGGCCATCATGTGCACGGTCAACGGCGAACAGCGACAGTTGGGGCGCACCAGCGAGATGGTGCGCTCGGTGGAGGATCTGATTGTGCACATCACGGAGTCGATGACCCTGCTCCCGCAGGACGTCATTCTCACCGGAACCCCGGCCGGCGTCGGTCCGGTGCGGGTGGGCGACACGGTCGCCGTCAGCATCGAGGGCATCGGCACGCTGACCAACAAGGTGGTGCGCCGTGACTGA
- the gltX gene encoding glutamate--tRNA ligase encodes MTDVRVRFCPSPTGNPHVGLVRTALFNWAFARHNGGALVLRIEDTDAARDSEESYLALLDSLRWLGLDWDEGPEVGGPHGPYRQSERMDRYAEVVERLLAAGHAYHCYCTPEELTTRREAARAAGRASGYDGACRSLSEERVAAYRAQGREPIVRFRMPDTPITFTDLVRGELTFAPENVTDYGIVRANGAPLYTLVNPVDDALMEITHVLRGEDLLSSTPRQIALYHALAEIGVGNGRVPEFGHLPYVMGEGNKKLSKRDPQSSLNLYRDRGFLPEGLLNYLALLGWSLAEDRDVFGLDELVAAFEIGAVNANPARFDLKKAEAINATHIRERLSTAEFVQACEPWLRAPHAPWKPEDFDPVAFESLAALAQTRVTVLSDIADNVDFLFLPEPVFDEASWAKAMKPGAGEVLGTIRERLAGLPDWAAEPLKEAVLAAGAEHGLKLGKAQAPLRVSVTGRTVGLPLFESLEALGRERTLSRVDAALATLAGRAD; translated from the coding sequence GTGACTGACGTACGCGTCCGCTTCTGCCCCTCGCCGACCGGCAACCCGCATGTGGGGCTGGTCCGCACGGCCCTCTTCAACTGGGCCTTCGCCCGCCACAACGGCGGTGCCCTGGTGCTGCGGATCGAGGACACCGACGCCGCCAGGGACTCCGAGGAGTCCTATCTGGCGCTGCTGGACTCGCTGCGCTGGCTCGGTCTCGACTGGGACGAGGGCCCCGAGGTGGGCGGCCCGCACGGGCCCTACCGGCAGTCCGAGCGGATGGACCGCTACGCCGAGGTGGTCGAGCGGCTGCTGGCCGCCGGGCACGCCTACCACTGCTACTGCACCCCCGAGGAGTTGACCACCCGGCGCGAGGCCGCCAGGGCGGCGGGCCGCGCCTCGGGCTACGACGGCGCCTGCCGGTCGCTGAGCGAGGAGCGGGTGGCCGCCTACCGGGCCCAGGGGCGCGAGCCCATCGTCCGCTTCCGGATGCCGGACACCCCCATCACGTTCACCGACCTGGTCCGGGGCGAGCTGACGTTCGCCCCGGAGAACGTCACCGACTACGGGATCGTCCGGGCCAACGGCGCGCCGCTCTACACCCTGGTGAACCCGGTGGACGACGCGTTGATGGAGATCACCCATGTGCTGCGCGGCGAGGACCTGCTGTCCTCCACGCCCCGGCAGATCGCGCTCTACCACGCGCTGGCGGAGATCGGCGTGGGCAACGGGCGGGTGCCCGAGTTCGGGCATCTGCCGTATGTGATGGGTGAGGGCAACAAGAAGCTCTCCAAGCGCGATCCGCAGTCCTCGCTCAACCTCTACCGGGACCGTGGCTTCCTGCCCGAGGGCCTGCTCAACTACCTGGCGCTGCTGGGCTGGTCGCTCGCCGAGGACCGGGACGTCTTCGGGCTCGACGAGCTGGTCGCCGCCTTCGAGATCGGCGCGGTGAACGCCAACCCGGCCCGCTTCGACCTGAAGAAGGCCGAGGCCATCAACGCCACCCACATCAGGGAGCGGCTGTCGACCGCCGAGTTCGTCCAGGCGTGCGAGCCCTGGCTGCGGGCGCCGCACGCGCCCTGGAAGCCTGAGGACTTCGATCCGGTGGCCTTCGAGTCCCTGGCGGCGCTGGCCCAGACCCGGGTCACGGTGCTCTCCGACATCGCCGACAACGTGGACTTCCTGTTCCTGCCTGAGCCGGTCTTCGACGAGGCGTCCTGGGCCAAGGCCATGAAGCCGGGCGCGGGGGAGGTGCTGGGCACCATCAGGGAGCGGCTGGCCGGCCTGCCCGACTGGGCCGCCGAGCCGCTCAAGGAGGCCGTCCTGGCCGCGGGCGCCGAGCACGGCCTGAAGCTCGGCAAGGCCCAGGCCCCGCTGCGGGTGTCGGTCACGGGGCGGACGGTGGGCCTGCCGCTCTTCGAGTCGCTTGAGGCCCTGGGACGGGAGCGGACGCTGTCCCGGGTGGACGCCGCGCTGGCCACACTGGCCGGGCGGGCGGACTAG
- a CDS encoding MerR family transcriptional regulator, which translates to MRLSELSARGGVSVPTIKFYLREGLLPPGRRISSTQAEYDEEHLRRLALVRALIQVGRMSVAGAREVLSALNDPDLDEISQMGKAVAGLPQPLPPAGDDGAARTAEESAREVQRRLGWRVVPENPAHQTLVSALSALERLGFPCDDAALLPYAELAERLAEHEVALIDTFHEPTTRLEAVVALTVLYEPVLLSLRRLAQAEQATRRFAGGPADAAPDA; encoded by the coding sequence ATGAGGCTGTCCGAACTGAGCGCGCGCGGCGGCGTGTCCGTGCCGACGATCAAGTTCTATCTGCGCGAGGGCCTGCTCCCCCCGGGGCGGCGGATCAGCAGCACGCAGGCCGAGTACGACGAGGAGCATCTGCGGCGCCTCGCCCTGGTGCGCGCCCTGATCCAGGTGGGCCGGATGTCGGTGGCCGGCGCGCGCGAGGTCCTGTCGGCGCTGAACGACCCCGATCTCGACGAGATCTCCCAGATGGGGAAGGCGGTCGCCGGGCTGCCGCAGCCGCTGCCGCCCGCCGGGGACGACGGCGCCGCCAGGACCGCGGAGGAGAGCGCGCGCGAGGTGCAGCGGCGGCTCGGCTGGCGGGTCGTCCCCGAGAACCCGGCCCATCAGACGCTGGTCTCCGCGCTCAGCGCCCTGGAGCGGCTCGGCTTCCCCTGCGACGACGCGGCGTTGCTGCCCTACGCCGAGTTGGCCGAGCGGCTCGCCGAACACGAGGTGGCGCTGATCGACACCTTCCACGAGCCGACCACGCGCCTTGAGGCGGTGGTCGCGCTCACCGTGCTCTACGAGCCGGTGCTGCTCAGCCTGCGGCGGCTGGCCCAGGCCGAGCAGGCCACCCGGCGGTTCGCCGGCGGCCCCGCCGATGCCGCGCCGGACGCCTGA
- a CDS encoding DUF4188 domain-containing protein has translation MADQIIKERMTAKAEGELVVFLVGMRINSFWRPRSWLPVFRAMPRMLRELSREKERGMLGYRLVFGSPREITVLQYWSSLECLTAYASDTEGEHRPAWGQLNRRLRAGARVGFWHETFVVPAGAAESFYVNLPPSGLGAATGLEPIAARGERLANRLGHQVRGEGVAPARG, from the coding sequence ATGGCGGATCAGATCATCAAGGAGCGCATGACGGCCAAGGCCGAGGGGGAGCTGGTGGTGTTCCTCGTCGGCATGCGGATCAACAGCTTCTGGCGCCCGCGCTCGTGGCTGCCGGTGTTCCGCGCGATGCCGCGGATGCTGCGCGAGCTGTCCCGCGAGAAGGAGCGCGGCATGCTCGGCTATCGGCTGGTCTTCGGGTCGCCGAGGGAGATCACCGTGCTGCAGTACTGGTCGTCCCTGGAGTGCTTGACCGCGTACGCCTCGGACACCGAGGGGGAGCACCGCCCGGCCTGGGGTCAGCTGAACCGCCGGCTGCGCGCCGGGGCGCGGGTCGGCTTCTGGCACGAGACGTTCGTGGTTCCCGCGGGCGCCGCCGAGTCGTTCTATGTCAACCTCCCGCCGAGCGGCCTGGGCGCGGCCACCGGGCTGGAGCCGATAGCCGCGCGAGGCGAGCGGCTGGCCAACCGGCTGGGGCATCAGGTGCGCGGGGAGGGCGTCGCGCCCGCCCGGGGCTGA
- a CDS encoding IclR family transcriptional regulator: MDNSSGDSSGVGVLDKAALVLGALESGPATLAGLVAATGLARPTAHRMAVALEYHRLLARDMQGRFVLGPRLAELAAAAGEDRLLATAGPVLTHLRDITGESAQLYRRQGDRRICVAAAERLSGLRDTVPVGSTLPMKAGSAAQILLAWEEPERLHHGLQGARFTATALSGVRRRGWAQSIGEREPGVASVSAPVRGPSNRVVAAVSVSGPIERLSRHPGRMHAQALLEAAGRLTEALRRGTTL; the protein is encoded by the coding sequence ATGGACAACTCTAGTGGCGACTCCAGTGGGGTGGGTGTACTCGACAAGGCGGCCCTGGTTCTGGGTGCCCTGGAGTCGGGCCCGGCCACCCTGGCGGGCCTGGTCGCGGCGACCGGGCTCGCGCGGCCCACGGCCCATCGGATGGCGGTGGCCCTCGAATACCACCGCCTGCTGGCGCGGGACATGCAGGGCCGCTTCGTGCTCGGGCCCAGGCTCGCCGAGCTGGCGGCTGCGGCCGGCGAGGACCGGCTGTTGGCCACGGCCGGGCCGGTGTTGACACATCTGCGCGATATCACGGGCGAGAGCGCGCAGCTCTATCGGCGCCAGGGCGATCGGCGGATCTGCGTGGCCGCGGCCGAGCGCCTCTCCGGGCTGCGGGACACCGTGCCCGTGGGCTCCACACTGCCGATGAAGGCCGGCTCGGCGGCCCAGATCCTGCTGGCCTGGGAGGAGCCCGAGCGGCTCCACCACGGGCTTCAGGGGGCACGCTTCACCGCCACGGCGCTCTCCGGGGTGCGGCGGCGCGGCTGGGCCCAGTCCATCGGCGAACGCGAGCCGGGCGTCGCCTCCGTCTCCGCCCCCGTGCGCGGCCCGTCCAACCGCGTGGTGGCCGCCGTCTCCGTCTCGGGGCCGATCGAGCGGCTCAGCCGCCACCCCGGCCGGATGCACGCCCAGGCGCTCCTGGAGGCCGCCGGGCGGCTCACCGAGGCCCTCAGGCGCGGCACCACCCTCTGA